One window of the Conexibacter sp. SYSU D00693 genome contains the following:
- a CDS encoding SDR family oxidoreductase, translated as MAAHSLHGRVAVVTGAARGIGHATARALRSAGARVAIGDLDEEAVSSAAAALGDDVLGAALDVTSPESFTRFLDLVERELGPVDVLVNNAGIMPLGPFVDETDAAARKVMEVNVLGTMTGMRLALRSMVPRGRGHVVNVASAAGRAPAPGAVSYCASKAAVVMATETARVELRGSGVHFTCVMPSFTQTELISGTQGTRFIKTVQPEDVAAAIVEAVVERRQDVFVPKAVGSAVRANTLLGRRFRDGVARALGADRTFLEIDHGQRAGYDQRIGAAPSAPELPAPEPAAQD; from the coding sequence ATGGCAGCCCACTCGCTCCACGGACGCGTCGCCGTCGTCACGGGCGCCGCGCGCGGCATCGGCCACGCCACCGCGCGCGCGCTGCGCAGCGCCGGCGCACGCGTCGCGATCGGCGACCTCGACGAGGAGGCGGTCTCGAGCGCCGCTGCCGCGCTGGGCGACGACGTCCTCGGCGCCGCGCTGGACGTCACGAGCCCGGAGTCGTTCACCCGCTTCCTGGACCTGGTGGAGCGGGAGCTCGGCCCGGTCGACGTCCTGGTCAACAACGCCGGGATCATGCCGTTGGGCCCGTTCGTCGACGAGACCGACGCGGCGGCCCGCAAGGTCATGGAGGTCAACGTCCTCGGCACCATGACCGGCATGCGCCTGGCGCTGCGCTCGATGGTCCCGCGCGGGCGCGGCCACGTCGTCAACGTCGCCTCCGCGGCCGGCCGCGCCCCGGCGCCGGGCGCCGTCTCCTACTGCGCCTCGAAGGCCGCCGTGGTCATGGCGACCGAGACCGCCCGCGTCGAGCTGCGCGGCAGCGGCGTGCACTTCACCTGCGTCATGCCGTCGTTCACCCAGACCGAGCTCATCTCGGGCACCCAGGGCACGCGCTTCATCAAGACCGTCCAGCCCGAGGACGTCGCCGCCGCCATCGTCGAGGCCGTCGTCGAGCGCCGTCAGGACGTCTTCGTCCCCAAGGCCGTCGGCAGCGCGGTGCGCGCCAACACCCTGCTGGGGCGGCGCTTCCGCGACGGCGTGGCCCGCGCGCTGGGCGCCGACCGCACCTTCCTGGAGATCGACCACGGCCAGCGCGCCGGCTACGACCAGCGCATCGGCGCCGCGCCGTCCGCGCCCGAGCTGCCGGCGCCCGAGCCCGCCGCGCAGGACTAG
- a CDS encoding TetR/AcrR family transcriptional regulator: MPSVTRSSSKSVRARRRDEARQRLLEVVERLLDEGETFTEISVERLVSEAGMSRSTFYVYFEDKGDLLRAWFADIVAELSEVAGAWWKLGPDATRDDVREVLAAIVRTYRPHVTLMAATYDTAAYDVGTRELTDSMMGVNVAGLRKHIRAGQKAGFIDASLPAAQTAAWLTWMAERGLHQLVRGASDNELEQLIEAYTGIVWNTLYAPTRR; encoded by the coding sequence ATGCCGTCCGTGACTCGCAGCAGCTCCAAGAGCGTCCGCGCCCGGCGCCGGGACGAGGCCCGCCAGCGCCTGCTCGAGGTCGTCGAGCGGCTGCTCGACGAGGGCGAGACCTTCACCGAGATCAGCGTGGAGCGGCTCGTGTCCGAGGCCGGCATGTCGCGCTCGACGTTCTACGTCTACTTCGAGGACAAGGGCGACCTGCTGCGTGCGTGGTTCGCCGACATCGTCGCGGAGCTCAGCGAGGTCGCCGGCGCCTGGTGGAAGCTCGGGCCGGACGCCACGCGCGACGACGTCCGCGAGGTGCTCGCCGCGATCGTGCGCACCTACCGCCCCCACGTGACGCTCATGGCGGCCACGTACGACACGGCGGCCTACGACGTGGGCACCCGCGAGCTGACCGACAGCATGATGGGCGTCAACGTCGCGGGCCTGCGCAAGCACATCCGCGCCGGCCAGAAGGCCGGGTTCATCGACGCGTCGCTGCCGGCCGCCCAGACCGCGGCGTGGCTGACCTGGATGGCCGAGCGCGGCCTGCACCAGCTCGTGCGCGGGGCCAGCGACAACGAGCTCGAGCAGCTCATCGAGGCCTACACCGGGATCGTCTGGAACACGCTGTACGCGCCGACGCGGCGCTAG
- a CDS encoding cytochrome P450: protein MTSIEAPEQLDLEQVDLMDPKWFEDGPPHDLFRRMRAEAPVRWNPLPDGTGFWSLTRHAEISQVSRDTATFSSWKAGVFLNPDQVVPLDLTRNLLLYKDPPEHTKYRLILQKAFTPHTVAKLEDAVRARVTKILDAVVEEGACDFARDVAVPVPLGVLAELMGLPDEDIPRLYDWTERIEEAQRSPEPNAAAPAFVEMAGYLHEQIQRQAQEGNEDTLVMRLRRAEVDGEQLDDSEILVFFGLLVFAGNDTTRNTLAHGMQTLLEHPDQLELLREDPSRIPEAIEEVLRFSSVVQWFARTATTDTELGGQRIAEGDKVVMWYPSASRDEAVYDDPDRFDIARDKQDHKAFGGGGRHFCLGAGLARLELRVVLEEVLRRMPDLELAGQPGRLPSNWANMVNALPVRFAPGTREG from the coding sequence ATGACCTCGATCGAAGCCCCCGAGCAGCTCGACCTGGAGCAGGTCGACCTCATGGACCCCAAGTGGTTCGAGGACGGGCCGCCGCACGACCTCTTCCGCCGCATGCGCGCGGAGGCGCCCGTGCGGTGGAACCCGCTGCCCGACGGGACGGGCTTCTGGTCGCTCACCCGCCACGCCGAGATCTCGCAGGTCAGCCGCGACACCGCGACGTTCTCGTCCTGGAAGGCGGGCGTCTTCCTCAACCCCGACCAGGTCGTCCCGCTCGACCTGACGCGCAACCTCCTGCTCTACAAGGACCCGCCGGAGCACACGAAGTACCGGCTGATCCTCCAGAAGGCGTTCACGCCGCACACGGTCGCCAAGCTCGAGGACGCCGTGCGCGCCCGCGTCACGAAGATCCTCGACGCCGTGGTGGAGGAGGGCGCCTGCGACTTCGCGCGCGACGTCGCCGTGCCGGTCCCGCTCGGCGTGCTCGCCGAGCTCATGGGCCTGCCCGACGAGGACATCCCGCGCCTCTACGACTGGACGGAGCGCATCGAGGAGGCCCAGCGCTCGCCGGAGCCCAACGCGGCCGCCCCCGCCTTCGTCGAGATGGCCGGCTACCTGCACGAGCAGATCCAGCGCCAGGCCCAGGAGGGCAACGAGGACACGCTGGTCATGCGCCTGCGCCGCGCCGAGGTCGACGGCGAGCAGCTCGACGACTCGGAGATCCTCGTCTTCTTCGGCCTCCTGGTCTTCGCGGGCAACGACACGACGCGCAACACGCTGGCCCACGGCATGCAGACGCTCCTCGAGCACCCCGACCAGCTCGAGCTCCTGCGCGAGGATCCCTCGCGGATCCCGGAGGCCATCGAGGAGGTGCTGCGCTTCAGCTCGGTCGTGCAGTGGTTCGCCCGCACCGCGACCACCGACACCGAGCTCGGCGGGCAGCGCATCGCCGAGGGCGACAAGGTCGTCATGTGGTACCCGTCGGCCTCGCGCGACGAGGCGGTCTACGACGACCCCGACCGCTTCGACATCGCCCGCGACAAGCAGGACCACAAGGCCTTCGGCGGCGGCGGACGCCACTTCTGCCTCGGCGCGGGCCTGGCCCGCCTCGAGCTGCGCGTCGTCCTCGAGGAGGTCCTGCGCCGGATGCCGGACCTCGAGCTCGCCGGCCAGCCCGGCCGGCTGCCGTCCAACTGGGCCAACATGGTCAACGCCCTGCCCGTGCGCTTCGCGCCGGGCACGCGCGAGGGCTAG
- a CDS encoding nitronate monooxygenase family protein, whose translation MAGPLRTRFTDLVGVEHPLMQGGMQWVGRAELVAAVANAGALGCITALTQPTPEDLVREIARCRELTDRPFGVNLTILPTVTPPPYAEYRQAIVESGVTVVETAGSNPAEHLADFKPAGITVIHKATSVRHALKAEQLGVDAVSIDGFECAGHPGEDDVPGLVLIPAAADRLSIPMIASGGIADARGLVAALALGADGVNMGTRWMTTAESPIHQRIKEQVVANDERSTQVLFKTLRNTARVAKNSVSDEARRILDEGGAFEDVRELVNGKRGVTVYETGDPEAGVWWAGQAQGLIHDVPTCAELVDRIVGEAQELVRGRLARMVGDVGAAA comes from the coding sequence ATGGCCGGCCCGCTGCGCACGCGCTTCACCGACCTCGTCGGGGTGGAGCACCCGCTCATGCAGGGCGGGATGCAGTGGGTCGGGCGCGCCGAGCTGGTGGCGGCCGTGGCCAACGCGGGGGCGCTGGGCTGCATCACGGCGCTCACGCAGCCCACGCCCGAGGACCTCGTCCGCGAGATCGCGCGCTGTCGCGAGCTCACCGACCGGCCGTTCGGCGTGAACCTCACGATCCTGCCGACCGTCACGCCGCCGCCCTACGCGGAGTACCGGCAGGCGATCGTCGAGTCCGGGGTGACGGTCGTCGAGACCGCGGGCTCCAATCCCGCCGAGCACCTGGCCGACTTCAAGCCGGCGGGCATCACGGTCATCCACAAGGCCACGTCGGTGCGCCACGCGCTCAAGGCCGAGCAGCTCGGCGTCGACGCGGTCTCGATCGACGGCTTCGAGTGCGCCGGGCACCCCGGCGAGGACGACGTCCCCGGGCTCGTGCTCATCCCGGCGGCGGCCGACCGGCTGTCGATCCCGATGATCGCCTCGGGCGGCATCGCCGACGCCCGCGGGCTGGTGGCGGCGCTCGCGCTCGGGGCCGACGGCGTGAACATGGGCACGCGGTGGATGACGACGGCCGAGTCGCCGATCCACCAGCGCATCAAGGAGCAGGTCGTCGCCAACGACGAGCGCTCGACCCAGGTCCTCTTCAAGACGCTGCGCAACACCGCGCGGGTGGCGAAGAACAGCGTCAGCGACGAGGCGCGGCGCATCCTCGACGAGGGCGGGGCCTTCGAGGACGTCCGCGAGCTCGTCAACGGCAAGCGCGGGGTGACGGTCTACGAGACCGGCGACCCCGAGGCGGGCGTGTGGTGGGCCGGGCAGGCCCAGGGCCTCATCCACGACGTGCCGACCTGCGCGGAGCTGGTCGACCGGATCGTCGGCGAGGCCCAGGAGCTGGTGCGCGGGCGCCTGGCCCGGATGGTCGGCGACGTCGGCGCGGCGGCCTAG
- a CDS encoding aldehyde dehydrogenase family protein: MLDAAATLPVEEPATGRVLREVPVLDADAVARLAARARVAQPGWAAMGFAARGAVFKRAQRWLFDHADRVRETISAETGKTFDDAQLELVVQAQSFAFWAKRAEGYLADERVRSTAPLVFGRQVVVRHAPVGVVGVIGPWNYPLVNAFGDCVPALMAGNAVLLKPSEVTPLTALLVAEMLEDCGMPRDVFAVATGARETGEAVVDEVDYVMFTGSTRTGQAVMRRAADTMTPVSLELGGKDPMIVCADADVDRAANTAAFAGMNNGGQVCISIERVYVEAPVYDEFVAKVTDVVRGLRQGPPAGAGEVEVGAVTHPPQVELIAEHVQDARDKGATVEVGGRQADRPGRFFEPTVLTGVDHTMRCMREETFGPTLPVMRVEDVDEAVRLANDSAYGLQASVFTRDLAKGEAIARRLECGAVCVNDAQVNYTVFDVPMGGWKSSGIGTRHGAAGIRKYCKTQTITLTGRAPSRELHHFPFSARRSRLMAAVVRRIYGR; the protein is encoded by the coding sequence ATGCTGGACGCTGCCGCCACGCTGCCCGTCGAGGAGCCGGCCACCGGCCGCGTCCTGCGGGAGGTCCCCGTCCTGGACGCCGATGCGGTCGCCCGCCTCGCCGCCCGGGCCCGCGTGGCCCAGCCGGGCTGGGCCGCCATGGGGTTCGCGGCCCGCGGGGCCGTCTTCAAGCGCGCCCAGCGCTGGCTGTTCGACCACGCCGACCGGGTGCGCGAGACGATCAGCGCCGAGACCGGCAAGACCTTCGACGACGCGCAGCTCGAGCTCGTCGTCCAGGCCCAGAGCTTCGCCTTCTGGGCCAAGCGGGCCGAGGGCTACCTCGCCGACGAGCGCGTGCGCAGCACCGCGCCGCTGGTGTTCGGGCGCCAGGTCGTCGTCCGCCACGCCCCGGTGGGGGTCGTCGGCGTCATCGGGCCGTGGAACTACCCCCTGGTCAACGCGTTCGGCGACTGCGTCCCGGCGCTCATGGCCGGCAACGCGGTCCTGCTCAAGCCCTCGGAGGTGACGCCGCTGACCGCGCTGCTCGTCGCCGAGATGCTCGAGGACTGCGGGATGCCCCGGGACGTCTTCGCCGTGGCGACCGGCGCGCGGGAGACCGGCGAGGCGGTGGTCGACGAGGTCGACTACGTCATGTTCACCGGCTCGACGCGCACGGGCCAGGCGGTGATGCGCCGCGCGGCCGACACGATGACCCCCGTCTCGCTCGAGCTCGGCGGCAAGGACCCGATGATCGTGTGCGCCGACGCCGACGTGGACCGCGCCGCGAACACCGCCGCGTTCGCGGGCATGAACAACGGCGGGCAGGTCTGCATCTCCATCGAGCGCGTCTACGTCGAGGCCCCGGTGTACGACGAGTTCGTCGCCAAGGTCACCGACGTCGTGCGCGGCCTGCGCCAGGGGCCGCCCGCCGGGGCGGGGGAGGTCGAGGTCGGCGCCGTCACGCACCCGCCGCAGGTCGAGCTCATCGCCGAGCACGTGCAGGACGCGCGCGACAAGGGCGCCACCGTCGAGGTCGGCGGCCGGCAGGCCGACCGTCCCGGCCGCTTCTTCGAGCCCACCGTCCTCACCGGCGTGGACCACACGATGCGCTGCATGCGCGAGGAGACCTTCGGCCCGACGCTGCCGGTCATGCGCGTCGAGGACGTCGACGAGGCGGTCCGCCTCGCCAACGACTCGGCCTACGGCCTGCAGGCCAGCGTCTTCACCCGGGACCTCGCGAAGGGCGAGGCGATCGCCCGGCGGCTGGAGTGCGGCGCGGTCTGCGTGAACGACGCCCAGGTCAACTACACGGTCTTCGACGTGCCCATGGGCGGCTGGAAGTCCTCGGGCATCGGCACCCGCCACGGCGCCGCCGGGATCCGCAAGTACTGCAAGACCCAGACGATCACGCTCACGGGCCGGGCACCCAGCCGCGAGCTGCACCACTTCCCGTTCTCGGCGCGCCGCTCGCGGCTCATGGCCGCGGTCGTGCGCCGGATCTACGGCCGCTAG
- a CDS encoding acyl-CoA dehydrogenase family protein, translating to MAATETPAPHTIFTEDHDALRESIRAFVEREVAPHVEAWEEQTFPDSIVRRMGELGLLGLAMPEELGGQGGDYFTNIVLAEEIARSGSGGFLMGLSVHTDMVMPTVHKFGTPEQHRRWLVPGIAGEAIYALGITEPDAGSDVAAIGTRAVRDGDEWVINGSKTYITNGHRAQMIVLVAKTDPDAGYDGFTLFMVPMDAPGVVREQKLEKMGMHASDTALLAFQDVRVGDDAVLGQVGGGFRHIMWELQAERAIAAAGCLAYAQLAFDTTLAYALERRTFGRPLGSHQAIRHKFAQMATELEASRQLIYATARDYAAGAYNVREISMAKLKATQVAWDVADQCVQIHGGAGYMREYPVERIMRDLRLYRIGAGADEIMLDVIGKSLGL from the coding sequence ATGGCCGCGACCGAGACCCCCGCCCCCCACACGATCTTCACGGAGGACCACGACGCGCTGCGCGAGTCGATCCGCGCCTTCGTCGAGCGCGAGGTGGCCCCGCACGTCGAGGCGTGGGAGGAGCAGACCTTCCCCGACAGCATCGTGCGGCGGATGGGCGAGCTCGGGCTGCTCGGGCTCGCCATGCCCGAGGAGCTCGGCGGCCAGGGCGGCGACTACTTCACGAACATCGTGCTCGCCGAGGAGATCGCCCGCTCGGGCAGCGGCGGCTTCCTCATGGGCCTGTCGGTCCACACCGACATGGTCATGCCGACGGTGCACAAGTTCGGCACGCCCGAGCAGCACCGCCGCTGGCTGGTCCCCGGCATCGCCGGCGAGGCGATCTACGCCCTGGGCATCACCGAGCCCGACGCGGGCTCCGACGTCGCGGCGATCGGGACCCGCGCGGTGCGCGACGGCGACGAGTGGGTCATCAACGGCTCGAAGACCTACATCACCAACGGCCACCGGGCGCAGATGATCGTGCTCGTCGCCAAGACCGACCCCGACGCGGGCTACGACGGCTTCACGCTGTTCATGGTCCCGATGGACGCTCCCGGCGTGGTGCGCGAGCAGAAGCTCGAGAAGATGGGCATGCACGCCTCGGACACCGCGCTGCTGGCCTTCCAGGACGTGCGCGTGGGCGACGACGCCGTGCTCGGCCAGGTCGGCGGCGGCTTCCGGCACATCATGTGGGAGCTGCAGGCCGAGCGCGCGATCGCCGCGGCGGGCTGCCTGGCCTACGCCCAGCTGGCGTTCGACACGACGCTGGCCTACGCGCTGGAGCGCAGGACCTTCGGGCGCCCGCTGGGCAGCCACCAGGCCATCCGCCACAAGTTCGCCCAGATGGCCACGGAGCTCGAGGCCTCGCGCCAGCTCATCTACGCGACGGCCCGCGACTACGCGGCCGGGGCCTACAACGTCCGCGAGATCTCGATGGCCAAGCTCAAGGCCACCCAGGTCGCGTGGGACGTCGCCGACCAGTGCGTGCAGATCCACGGCGGCGCCGGCTACATGCGCGAGTACCCCGTCGAGCGGATCATGCGCGACCTGCGCCTGTACCGGATCGGCGCGGGCGCCGACGAGATCATGCTCGACGTCATCGGCAAGAGCCTCGGCCTGTAG
- a CDS encoding TetR/AcrR family transcriptional regulator produces the protein MPATVPPSRQGRAYRREEIEQLLRDALAELMADGTPFRDVSVERLVRRAGMARSTFYLHFEDKRAMLEALSAAALHRLYRAQRSWIAKGRDVTVQDVRDGMRALLEVFGEEEVVLRAVAEASASDAALRAAYAGGVEDYARAMERVIRKGQKEGWVRDVPPAETAAALAWMTERTVSQLAPGASRRRITATADALAVVVCATLLVAHGG, from the coding sequence GTGCCCGCCACCGTCCCGCCCTCGCGCCAGGGCCGTGCCTACCGCCGCGAGGAGATCGAGCAGCTCCTGCGTGATGCGCTCGCCGAGCTCATGGCCGACGGCACGCCCTTCCGCGACGTCAGCGTCGAGCGCCTGGTGCGCCGCGCGGGCATGGCGCGTTCGACCTTCTACCTGCACTTCGAGGACAAGCGGGCGATGCTCGAGGCGCTCAGCGCGGCGGCCCTGCACCGGCTCTACCGGGCCCAGCGCTCGTGGATCGCCAAGGGCCGCGACGTCACCGTCCAGGACGTCCGCGACGGGATGCGCGCCCTGCTCGAGGTCTTCGGCGAGGAGGAGGTGGTCCTGCGCGCGGTGGCCGAGGCGTCGGCCTCGGACGCGGCGCTGCGCGCCGCCTACGCCGGCGGGGTCGAGGACTACGCGCGTGCCATGGAGCGGGTGATCCGCAAGGGCCAGAAGGAGGGCTGGGTGCGCGACGTGCCGCCGGCCGAGACCGCCGCGGCGCTGGCGTGGATGACGGAGCGGACGGTCAGCCAGCTCGCGCCCGGCGCGTCGCGCCGGCGGATCACCGCGACGGCCGACGCGCTGGCCGTGGTGGTCTGCGCGACGCTGCTCGTGGCGCACGGCGGCTGA
- a CDS encoding NAD(P)/FAD-dependent oxidoreductase: MEHQTNVLVVGAGMGGVCAAARLAVAGQRPLLVERGPEVGGRASSFHKDGYVINTGAVAIEFGGVMEETFEYVGVPLELRCPEPANVFRVKGKTVNPAKGGWAFLLDKITKRGAKVLTQLGSARKGELPEDQVTLEQWIAGATSNETVHRLFRNLAAAIFAVNADEIPARAFLTYFTQKGAFRRFGFHPEGTVGVCRALAGVVEREGGQVWREAEVLRIHSADGRVTGATVRRGEEQVEVRCEAVVSNVGPVATIDLVGEDALDDAYVRSIRETARPTANIIIHVASDEPLLDTPGLILFSGTERVCNAGNMTALCPELAPEGKHLTVVYAVPRPAIGDFDEAREVELALQELREELPGMAGAEVLDVRVMRGDWPAQRAASGFELPRDTPLDGLWNVGDGVRDYGSGGTQSCAETAKDVVEELLGAEVAA; this comes from the coding sequence GTGGAGCACCAGACCAACGTCCTCGTCGTCGGCGCCGGCATGGGCGGCGTGTGCGCCGCGGCGCGGCTGGCCGTGGCCGGGCAGCGGCCGCTGCTGGTCGAGCGCGGCCCGGAGGTCGGCGGCCGCGCCTCGAGCTTCCACAAGGACGGCTACGTCATCAACACCGGCGCCGTGGCCATCGAGTTCGGCGGCGTGATGGAGGAGACCTTCGAGTACGTCGGCGTGCCGCTGGAGCTGCGCTGTCCCGAGCCGGCCAACGTCTTCCGCGTCAAGGGCAAGACGGTCAACCCCGCCAAGGGCGGCTGGGCCTTCCTGCTCGACAAGATCACCAAGCGCGGGGCCAAGGTGCTCACCCAGCTGGGCAGCGCCCGCAAGGGCGAGCTGCCCGAGGACCAGGTGACCCTCGAGCAGTGGATCGCGGGCGCCACCTCCAACGAGACCGTCCACCGGCTGTTCCGCAACCTCGCGGCGGCGATCTTCGCCGTCAACGCCGACGAGATCCCGGCCCGGGCGTTCCTGACGTACTTCACCCAGAAGGGCGCCTTCCGGCGCTTCGGCTTCCACCCGGAGGGCACGGTCGGCGTCTGCCGGGCGCTGGCCGGCGTCGTCGAGCGCGAGGGCGGCCAGGTCTGGCGCGAGGCCGAGGTCCTGCGGATCCACAGCGCCGACGGCCGCGTCACGGGCGCGACGGTCCGCCGCGGGGAGGAGCAGGTCGAGGTCCGCTGCGAGGCGGTCGTCTCGAACGTCGGCCCGGTGGCCACCATCGACCTCGTCGGCGAGGACGCGCTGGACGACGCGTACGTGCGCAGCATCCGCGAGACCGCCCGCCCGACCGCCAACATCATCATCCACGTGGCCAGCGACGAGCCGCTGCTCGACACGCCGGGCCTGATCCTCTTCTCCGGCACCGAGCGCGTCTGCAACGCCGGCAACATGACCGCGCTGTGCCCGGAGCTCGCGCCGGAGGGCAAGCACCTCACCGTCGTCTACGCCGTGCCGCGCCCGGCGATCGGGGACTTCGACGAGGCGCGCGAGGTCGAGCTGGCCCTCCAGGAGCTGCGCGAGGAGCTGCCGGGCATGGCCGGCGCCGAGGTCCTCGACGTGCGCGTGATGCGCGGCGACTGGCCGGCCCAGCGTGCCGCCTCGGGCTTCGAGCTGCCGCGCGACACGCCGCTGGACGGCCTGTGGAACGTCGGCGACGGCGTGCGCGACTACGGCAGCGGCGGGACGCAGTCCTGCGCCGAGACCGCCAAGGACGTCGTCGAGGAGCTGCTGGGCGCGGAGGTGGCCGCCTGA